A stretch of DNA from Methanoplanus endosymbiosus:
TCTTTGGTGTTTTTGAATGAAGGAGAAACCATTAAAAGCGGCAGATATTGCAAAAATATCGGGACTGAGTGAGAAGGAGATTAAATCAGTAACTGAGGAATATCATGAGATTGTTCCCTGCCGGAAATTCGGGCGGGTCAATCTGTATGAAGAGAATGCCGTATCAAAGATCACTGAAATCGTCCGGATGAAAAATGAGGGGAAGAGCAGGGATGAGATATATGCAGATTCAGGGAGGAGGCCGGATAAGAAGAGCACACATGAGAGGGTGAGGGAGAAGGTCAGAAAAGAGAGCAGCGGACTGCCCGGAAAAACCAGGCAGCCGGGAAAAACAGCCATAATTCCCGATTCATCGTCTGTAGCACGTACAGGTAAAAAGGAGAGTTCGGAGAGACTGAAGGAGCTTGCAGAATCGAGGAAAAATAGAGAAGACATTAATAATGTAGATAATATCGCCGCTCAGGCCCTTAAGACAGACCGCGCAATCGTCCGGATAGAAAAACTTGAATCAGAGATTACCTCCCTTAAAGAGAGAATTGAAAGTGACAGGGAGATAATCCGGTCGCATTTCGAGGACATTGAGAAGAAACTGAATATAATGTCGGAGTGGATGGAGTTCTTTGACGGCGAGAGAGAGAAGATAAGAGACGGAATTGAAGAGAGTCATTTAAACCGGAATTATGAACTTGATGCAATAAGAGAGGGGATTGAGAAGAGCCGTTTAAGCCACGAAGATGATATTGCAAAGATAAAAGACGAGATTGAGATACTTAAACTTCCGTGGCTGAAGAGAAGGAAATATCTGTGAGGCAGAGATCGTATTTTTCCGGTAACTTCCGGAAATCCCGAAGTCATCAGAGGATTTAAACAGGATTGTGCTCTATCTGTAGTTAAGGGGCACAGATACGAACCGGATGTAATCCGGAATTCAGAAGTGCCACAGTATTACAAAGGAGATGAGAAATTATGAAAATAACAGTAATAATGGTCGCAGGTATTGCGCTGGCTCTTGCACTTGTTGCCGGATGTACAGGCACATCCATCCAGTGGCTTTATGAAGGGGACAATGGCAGAACTGTTGATGTGCCTGCCGGAACTGAAATTATAATTTCACTGCCGGAAAACCCGACAACAGGGTATTCATGGGAGATGAACGGCGGCGGACTTACAGCAACCGGAGATGAATATTATCCTGAC
This window harbors:
- a CDS encoding protease inhibitor I42 family protein: MKITVIMVAGIALALALVAGCTGTSIQWLYEGDNGRTVDVPAGTEIIISLPENPTTGYSWEMNGGGLTATGDEYYPDKVPEGTVGSGGTHEWKYKAENAGTYTIEGIYKRAWEETATDDKRWQATIVVK